The Lutibacter sp. Hel_I_33_5 genome has a window encoding:
- the rimO gene encoding 30S ribosomal protein S12 methylthiotransferase RimO, giving the protein MRTKTIKQNKINVVTLGCSKNVYDSEVLMGQLKANGKNVVHEDENDDGNIVVINTCGFIGKAKEESVDTILHYAQRKEAGEIDKVFVTGCLSERYKPDLEKEITNVDQYFGTHDLPNLLKVLEADYKHELIGERLTTTPKHYAYLKIAEGCDRPCSFCAIPLMRGKHRSTPIEEIVIEATKLAEKGIKEVMLIAQDLTYYGLDIYKKRALADLLLALTKIEGIEWIRMHYAFPTGFPMDVLEVMKNEPKVCNYLDIPLQHINSELLKSMKRGTTHEKTTALIHKFRDIVPEMAIRTTLIVGYPGETEEMFQELKDWVEEMRFDRLGAFEYSHEENTGAYVLEDDVPEDVKFKRVNEIMEIQSQISWELNQQKVGKTFRCLFDRKDGEYFYGRTEFDSPDVDNDVIVDAKKHYIKIGEFIDIKITEAGDFDLYGEPV; this is encoded by the coding sequence ATGCGTACAAAAACCATCAAACAAAATAAAATCAACGTTGTTACTTTAGGGTGTTCAAAAAACGTTTATGATAGTGAAGTGTTAATGGGACAACTAAAAGCCAATGGAAAAAACGTTGTACATGAGGATGAAAATGATGATGGAAATATTGTAGTTATAAATACCTGTGGATTTATAGGTAAAGCAAAAGAAGAATCTGTAGATACTATTTTGCATTATGCACAACGTAAAGAAGCTGGAGAAATAGATAAGGTTTTTGTAACAGGATGTTTAAGCGAACGTTATAAGCCAGATTTGGAAAAAGAGATTACTAATGTAGATCAGTATTTTGGTACACATGATTTACCTAATCTTCTTAAGGTTTTAGAAGCTGATTATAAGCACGAATTAATTGGAGAACGTTTAACAACTACGCCAAAACATTATGCCTATTTAAAAATTGCAGAAGGTTGCGATAGACCTTGTTCTTTTTGTGCAATTCCTTTAATGAGAGGAAAACATAGATCAACACCCATTGAAGAAATTGTAATTGAAGCGACAAAATTAGCTGAGAAAGGGATTAAAGAAGTGATGTTAATTGCACAAGATTTAACCTATTATGGCTTAGATATTTATAAAAAACGTGCTTTAGCTGATTTATTATTAGCTTTAACTAAAATAGAAGGAATTGAATGGATTAGAATGCATTATGCATTTCCAACAGGTTTTCCAATGGATGTTTTAGAAGTGATGAAAAACGAACCTAAGGTTTGTAATTACTTAGATATTCCACTACAACACATTAATTCAGAGTTGTTAAAATCGATGAAACGAGGTACAACTCATGAAAAAACGACTGCGTTGATTCATAAGTTTAGAGATATTGTACCTGAAATGGCAATTAGAACTACATTAATTGTTGGTTATCCAGGAGAGACAGAAGAGATGTTTCAAGAATTGAAAGATTGGGTAGAAGAGATGCGATTTGATAGATTAGGCGCTTTTGAATATTCTCATGAAGAAAATACAGGAGCTTATGTTCTAGAAGATGATGTTCCTGAAGACGTTAAGTTTAAACGTGTTAATGAGATTATGGAGATACAATCTCAAATTTCTTGGGAATTGAATCAACAAAAAGTAGGAAAAACGTTTAGATGTTTATTTGATAGAAAAGATGGTGAATATTTTTATGGACGTACTGAGTTTGATTCACCCGATGTTGATAACGATGTTATTGTTGATGCAAAAAAGCATTATATAAAAATTGGAGAATTTATTGATATTAAAATAACCGAAGCTGGTGATTTTGATTTGTATGGTGAACCAGTTTAA
- a CDS encoding DUF3575 domain-containing protein: MKKIILIFLLLFCFKTIIAQKNAIKVNPLGLALGIANIGFEFKISDNQTASFSALYAKVDDIDGFGAGIEQRFYFDSDEAFMGWHAGPSFGVLALKNNNHESTVFSIAADIGHQWVFKKGFLVDAFAGVGYLINTEGFNDLKKLNISIGVSIGYFW; this comes from the coding sequence ATGAAAAAAATTATTCTAATATTTTTATTATTATTTTGTTTTAAGACAATAATAGCACAAAAAAATGCAATAAAAGTTAATCCGTTGGGTCTTGCATTAGGAATTGCTAATATTGGTTTTGAATTTAAAATAAGTGATAATCAAACAGCTTCATTTTCTGCCTTATATGCTAAGGTTGATGATATTGATGGTTTTGGGGCTGGAATTGAACAGAGATTTTATTTTGATTCTGATGAAGCATTTATGGGTTGGCATGCAGGCCCTAGTTTTGGGGTTTTAGCTTTAAAAAATAATAATCATGAAAGTACAGTTTTTTCAATAGCCGCTGATATAGGACATCAATGGGTTTTTAAAAAAGGTTTTTTAGTCGATGCTTTTGCAGGGGTAGGTTATTTGATTAATACTGAAGGATTTAATGATCTTAAAAAATTAAACATTTCTATTGGAGTATCTATTGGTTATTTTTGGTAA